A genomic segment from Glycine soja cultivar W05 chromosome 18, ASM419377v2, whole genome shotgun sequence encodes:
- the LOC114396921 gene encoding uncharacterized protein LOC114396921, whose protein sequence is MLLSLIQETRASTQETKTFIQETRASTQETKAFIQETRASTQETKAFIQETRSLPKSPDAAIRNLETQLGQLAHERAERPTRTFGANSENNLREECKAVMTQAQKNTQEAGTMIEDDGTEDKKEEETKEEEKLEEEEKVVSPPNTKSQKARKAKKEESPVLPQDLPYPKVSTKKNKEHFFMRFLEIFKGLEITMPFGEALQQMPLYSKFMKDIITKKEKYIDSENIVVGGNCSAIIQRKLPKKFKDLGSVTIPCTIGKEVVDKALIDLGASINLMLLSMCR, encoded by the coding sequence ATGCTCTTAAGTTTAATCCAAGAAACAAGGGCAAGCACTCAGGAGACAAAGACATTCATCCAAGAAACAAGGGCAAGCACTCAGGAGACAAAGGCATTCATCCAAGAAACAAGGGCAAGCACTCAGGAGACAAAGGCATTCATCCAGGAGACGAGATCACTCCCAAAGAGCCCAGATGCAGCTATCAGAAACCTGGAGACACAACTGGGTCAACTAGCCCATGAAAGAGCTGAAAGGCCCACAAGAACTTTTGGGGCTAATTCAGAAAATAACCTAAGAGAAGAGTGTAAAGCAGTAATGACTCAAGCACAAAAGAACACTCAAGAAGCAGGAACGATGATAGAAGACGATGGAACTGAGGATAAGAaagaggaagaaacaaaagaggaagagaagctagaggaagaagagaaggtGGTCTCACCACCTAATACCAAGAGTCAAAAGGCAAGAAAAGCTAAGAAGGAAGAATCGCCAGTCTTGCCGCAGGATCTTCCGTATCCAAAGGTGTCGACCAAGAAGAATAAAGAGCACTTCTTCATGCGTttcttagaaatatttaaaggactGGAGATCACGATGCCATTCGGGGAAGCGTTGCAACAGATGCCCCTCTACTCTAAGTTCATGAAAGACATCATCACtaagaaggaaaaatatatagataGCGAGAACATTGTAGTAGGAGGCAACTGTAGCGCGATCATTCAAAGGAAACTACCTAAAAAGTTCAAGGACCTCGGAAGCGTTACCATCCCATGCACTATAGGAAAAGAAGTGGTAGATAAAGCCCTCATTGATCTAGGGGCAAGCATCAATTTGATGCTCTTATCAATGTGTAGGTGA